One stretch of Oncorhynchus clarkii lewisi isolate Uvic-CL-2024 chromosome 3, UVic_Ocla_1.0, whole genome shotgun sequence DNA includes these proteins:
- the LOC139395318 gene encoding membrane progestin receptor alpha-like has translation MATVVMEQIGRLFINAQPLRQIPQLLESAFPTLPCTVKAHDVPWVFREPHIIGGYRQPDHSWRYYFLTLFQRHNEALNVWTHLLAAFIILVKCQELSETVDFLRDPHAQPLFIVLLSAFTYLLFSALAHLLNAKSELSHYTFYFLDYVGVAIYQYGSALAHFYYAIEEGWHARVRGIFLPTAAFLPWFSCFGCCYGKYASPRLPKFAHKLFQVVPSGLAYCLDISPVLHRIYSCHQQEGGCSNQAVAYHRYQVLFFLVSAYFFACPHPECWLPGRCDFIGQGHQIFHVSLVLCTLVQIEATRIDYIERRPLYERLHGNLAHDTVALFVFTACCSALTAFYVRKRVQAQMLEKVE, from the coding sequence ATGGCGACTGTGGTGATGGAGCAGATTGGTCGCCTGTTCATCAATGCTCAACCATTGCGTCAGATTCCTCAGCTGCTCGAGTCGGCCTTCCCTACTCTGCCCTGCACCGTGAAGGCCCATGACGTGCCCTGGGTGTTCCGTGAGCCTCACATCATTGGAGGCTACAGACAGCCGGACCACAGCTGGCGCTACTACTTCCTCACCCTCTTCCAGAGGCACAACGAGGCACTCAACGTTTGGACCCACCTGCTGGCCGCCTTCATCATCCTGGTCAAGTGCCAGGAGCTGTCCGAGACAGTGGATTTCCTCCGTGACCCCCACGCCCAGCCCCTGTTTATCGTCCTCCTCTCAGCCTTCACCTACTTGTTGTTCAGTGCCCTGGCCCACCTGCTCAACGCCAAGTCCGAGCTCTCCCACTACACCTTCTACTTCCTGGACTATGTGGGCGTGGCCATCTACCAGTATGGCAGCGCCCTTGCCCACTTTTACTACGCCATCGAGGAGGGCTGGCACGCCCGGGTGCGAGGGATCTTCCTGCCCACCGCAGCGTTCCTGCCCTGGTTCTCGTGCTTCGGCTGCTGCTACGGCAAGTATGCCAGCCCGAGGCTGCCCAAGTTTGCCCACAAGCTGTTCCAGGTGGTTCCCTCAGGCCTGGCCTACTGCCTGGACATCAGCCCAGTGCTGCACCGCATCTACAGCTGCCACCAGCAGGAGGGGGGCTGCTCCAACCAGGCCGTGGCTTACCACCGCTACCAGGTACTCTTTTTCCTGGTGAGCGCCTACTTCTTTGCCTGTCCCCACCCAGAGTGCTGGCTGCCCGGGCGATGTGACTTCATTGGCCAGGGCCACCAGATCTTCCACGTGTCCCTGGTGCTGTGCACCCTGGTGCAGATCGAGGCGACACGCATAGACTACATTGAGCGGAGGCCCCTCTACGAGCGTCTCCACGGCAACCTGGCCCACGACACAGTGGCGCTCTTCGTCTTTACAGCATGTTGCAGCGCTCTCACTGCCTTTTACGTGCGGAAACGTGTGCAGGCGCAAATGCTTGAGAAAGTGGAGTAG
- the LOC139395334 gene encoding stathmin-like isoform X1, with protein MASSGAILVKELDKRASGQAFEVILAPDAKGEIPLPPPKEKKEMSLEEIQKKLEAAEERRKSHEAEVLKHLAEKREHEKEVLKKAMEENNNFSKTAEEKLNQKMEANKENRTARMAALNEKFKEKDKKLEEVRKAKETKPEGEN; from the exons ATGGCGTCCTCTGGAG CGATCCTGGTCAAGGAGTTGGACAAGCGTGCTTCAGGTCAAGCATTTGAGGTAATCTTGGCCCCCGATGCCAAGGGTGAAATCCCCCTACCTCCCccaaaggagaagaaggagatgtCCCTAGAGGAAATCCAGAAGAAACTGGAGGCTGCAGAGGAGAGACGCAAG AGTCATGAAGCAGAGGTGCTGAAGCACTTAGCTGAGAAGAGAGAGCACGAGAAGGAAGTTCTGAAGAAAGCCATGGAAGAGAACAACAACTTCAGTAAGACAGCAGAGGAGAAGCTCAATCAGAAGATGGAAGCCAACAAAGAGAATCGCACGGCACGAATGGCAGCTCTCAATGAGAAATTCAAAGAGAAG GATAAGAAGCTTGAGGAGGTACGAAAGGCCAAGGAAACAAAACCAGAGGGGGAGAACTGA
- the LOC139395334 gene encoding stathmin-like isoform X2, which translates to MASSGAILVKELDKRASGQAFEVILAPDAKGEIPLPPPKEKKEMSLEEIQKKLEAAEERRKSHEAEVLKHLAEKREHEKEVLKKAMEENNNFSKTAEEKLNQKMEANKENRTARMAALNEKFKEKVGLTAQPAIFV; encoded by the exons ATGGCGTCCTCTGGAG CGATCCTGGTCAAGGAGTTGGACAAGCGTGCTTCAGGTCAAGCATTTGAGGTAATCTTGGCCCCCGATGCCAAGGGTGAAATCCCCCTACCTCCCccaaaggagaagaaggagatgtCCCTAGAGGAAATCCAGAAGAAACTGGAGGCTGCAGAGGAGAGACGCAAG AGTCATGAAGCAGAGGTGCTGAAGCACTTAGCTGAGAAGAGAGAGCACGAGAAGGAAGTTCTGAAGAAAGCCATGGAAGAGAACAACAACTTCAGTAAGACAGCAGAGGAGAAGCTCAATCAGAAGATGGAAGCCAACAAAGAGAATCGCACGGCACGAATGGCAGCTCTCAATGAGAAATTCAAAGAGAAGGTTGGCCTCACTGCTCAGCCTGCCATTTTTGTCTGA